A window from Ardenticatena maritima encodes these proteins:
- a CDS encoding class I SAM-dependent methyltransferase: MFEQAYAPRWRKALKIKTILQDAYPNDLRQARVLDIGCGNGAITNALAPDVATIVGTDIDGTLIAEAYAHAAPNATFLQSDGAALPFADEQFDIVICAQVYEHAHDRPALVREIERVLRPGGYCFFSGPNKLAVLEEHYWLPFLSWLPQSIADAYVRITGRGDEYDVWPMTYWQLRQLWRRFTILDYTPKLLHAPQRFGVEDELGRLHILTRLPFAFWRFMAPFLPNFNWVLVKQS, translated from the coding sequence TCAAAACGATTTTGCAAGATGCATATCCCAACGATCTTCGCCAAGCCAGGGTGCTGGACATTGGTTGCGGCAATGGCGCCATCACAAACGCTCTCGCTCCCGATGTTGCCACTATTGTGGGGACGGACATTGATGGAACGCTCATCGCTGAAGCGTATGCACATGCGGCGCCCAACGCTACATTTTTACAGAGTGATGGAGCAGCGCTCCCATTTGCTGATGAACAATTCGACATTGTGATATGTGCGCAAGTGTACGAACATGCGCATGACCGCCCAGCCCTTGTACGCGAAATTGAACGCGTATTACGTCCGGGGGGATATTGTTTCTTCAGTGGTCCCAACAAACTTGCTGTTTTGGAAGAGCACTATTGGCTTCCCTTTCTCTCCTGGTTGCCGCAATCTATTGCAGATGCCTATGTACGCATCACAGGACGAGGAGATGAATATGACGTTTGGCCAATGACGTACTGGCAATTACGCCAGCTATGGCGCCGCTTTACAATCCTTGACTATACCCCCAAGCTCTTGCATGCACCGCAGCGATTTGGCGTCGAAGACGAGTTGGGACGTCTGCATATCCTGACACGCCTACCTTTTGCTTTTTGGCGATTTATGGCACCTTTTCTGCCAAATTTCAACTGGGTGTTGGTGAAACAATCATGA
- a CDS encoding class I SAM-dependent methyltransferase, translated as MSTPNDLQPPAVPPEKYTRDYFEQWCHGADEFRTSGGTLLPKRLRIPLDIANVQTHHRVLDIGCGRGEVALHCAQRGALVWSIDYAAAAIELAEESLAHVESSVRTRIKLMQADARALPFDDASMDVAFMLDVVEHLTPPELDQALQEVWRVLRPGGILIVHTMPNLWYYAVGYQLYRLVQCIRGVHLPADPRDRWPFKDVHVNEQTPLSLWRTLRRNGFITRVWLQSTQSYAYESNPIVRLGMETFVRIPFINLVFCNDIFALARKPGV; from the coding sequence ATGAGTACGCCAAACGATTTACAACCACCAGCAGTGCCGCCCGAAAAATATACACGCGATTATTTTGAGCAATGGTGCCACGGGGCGGATGAGTTCCGCACAAGTGGGGGAACACTTCTCCCCAAACGCTTACGCATTCCGCTCGATATTGCTAACGTCCAAACCCACCATCGTGTACTTGATATTGGCTGCGGGCGTGGCGAAGTCGCTTTGCACTGCGCCCAACGTGGTGCGCTCGTGTGGAGCATTGATTACGCCGCCGCGGCAATTGAATTAGCAGAAGAATCTCTCGCGCATGTGGAAAGCAGCGTGCGCACACGTATCAAATTGATGCAAGCAGATGCACGCGCCTTGCCTTTCGATGACGCAAGTATGGATGTTGCCTTCATGCTAGATGTTGTCGAACATTTGACACCGCCCGAACTCGATCAAGCACTGCAAGAAGTGTGGCGTGTTCTCCGGCCAGGCGGCATTCTCATCGTCCATACCATGCCCAATTTGTGGTACTACGCCGTCGGATACCAGCTGTACCGATTGGTACAATGCATACGTGGTGTGCATCTGCCAGCCGACCCACGCGATCGCTGGCCATTCAAAGACGTACACGTGAATGAACAGACCCCCCTCTCACTCTGGCGCACGCTCCGCCGCAATGGTTTCATCACGCGGGTTTGGTTGCAAAGCACCCAATCATATGCGTATGAGTCCAATCCGATCGTACGCCTAGGTATGGAAACCTTCGTGCGAATCCCCTTCATCAATTTGGTGTTTTGCAACGATATTTTTGCACTCGCCCGTAAACCAGGAGTATAA